In Aurantimicrobium minutum, the following proteins share a genomic window:
- a CDS encoding DUF349 domain-containing protein, with product MSEKTQARVDSEGNVFVVEGSNERLIGQYPDVSAEEAIAYFERKFNDTNSALVLLEQRAKNGASASEIAESISKISEQIDARAGIGNYDALAERANKLSASLVELSAAEKEKQVEALEKAKADREAIVSEMEKLAAIDPQKIQWKQTTKKVDDLFAQWQTAQKSGPRLNKSEANELWKRFRDARHKLDQHRRAFFAELDAKNKGAKSAKEELISQAEALVSDGKGNVAAYRDLLDKWKLAPRAGKKIDDALWSRFKAAGDAIYVAKKSADEAEDESFAGNLEVKLALLVEAERLLTATDRVEARSKLNAIQKKWDAAGKVPRAQFKSTEDRMRKVEQVVRALEDNHWNASNPEKIARSEGLAGQIQDKIATLETELVSAKNEKNTAKIADLEAAIKTQKEWLAVLSQ from the coding sequence ATGTCTGAAAAGACACAAGCACGCGTTGATTCTGAAGGCAATGTTTTTGTTGTTGAGGGTTCCAACGAACGGCTGATTGGTCAATATCCAGATGTATCTGCCGAAGAGGCAATCGCCTACTTTGAACGTAAGTTCAATGACACAAATTCTGCACTCGTCCTCCTCGAGCAGCGTGCGAAAAATGGAGCATCAGCCTCTGAAATTGCCGAAAGTATTTCTAAAATTTCTGAACAAATTGACGCACGGGCAGGAATTGGGAACTACGACGCATTGGCTGAACGTGCCAACAAACTCTCAGCTTCCCTCGTTGAACTTTCTGCTGCTGAAAAAGAAAAGCAAGTCGAGGCTCTCGAGAAGGCTAAGGCCGACCGTGAAGCTATCGTCTCCGAAATGGAAAAGCTAGCAGCTATCGATCCCCAAAAAATTCAATGGAAACAAACAACCAAAAAGGTTGATGATCTATTTGCCCAGTGGCAGACTGCACAAAAATCTGGTCCTCGCCTCAACAAGAGCGAAGCAAATGAACTCTGGAAGCGCTTCCGTGATGCTCGCCACAAACTCGACCAGCACCGTCGTGCATTCTTCGCTGAACTGGATGCGAAGAACAAAGGAGCAAAATCCGCTAAGGAAGAACTCATTTCACAAGCTGAGGCACTTGTTTCTGACGGCAAGGGAAATGTTGCTGCTTACCGAGATTTGCTGGATAAATGGAAACTGGCCCCTCGTGCTGGCAAAAAGATAGATGACGCACTCTGGTCACGATTCAAGGCCGCAGGAGATGCCATCTATGTTGCAAAGAAGTCAGCTGATGAGGCGGAGGACGAATCTTTCGCTGGCAACCTTGAGGTCAAACTAGCTTTACTCGTTGAAGCCGAACGTCTTCTCACTGCTACCGATCGCGTAGAGGCTCGCTCAAAACTCAATGCGATTCAGAAAAAGTGGGATGCAGCAGGGAAAGTGCCTCGCGCACAATTCAAGAGCACAGAAGACCGTATGCGGAAAGTCGAACAAGTAGTTCGCGCTTTGGAAGACAACCACTGGAATGCTTCCAATCCTGAAAAAATTGCTCGATCTGAAGGTCTTGCCGGACAAATTCAAGACAAAATCGCAACTCTTGAGACAGAGCTTGTATCTGCAAAAAACGAAAAGAACACTGCGAAAATTGCCGACTTGGAAGCAGCAATCAAGACTCAAAAAGAGTGGCTCGCTGTTTTATCTCAATAG
- a CDS encoding peptidylprolyl isomerase, whose translation MAQKNDNRVSKDVLSRAKTYEERKAAHEKALHKKRRIQRTAVWSSAVVVALALGIGIFSAVFTTLNPAPVPTATETGVSAPDPALSENRTWTGSMNVAGVPITFELDGAASPQAVASTVSLVNSGFYEGISCHRLTTEGIYVLQCGDPNGDGSGGPGYSYGPVENAPTDDLYPAGTIAMARQGGNGSSMGSQFFIVYQDSIIPSDEAGGYTVIGRITSGLPELITTVTSQGTDNGGTDGKPKVPVTITSISVQ comes from the coding sequence ATGGCACAGAAGAATGACAACCGCGTATCTAAAGATGTCCTGAGCAGAGCAAAAACTTATGAAGAACGTAAAGCGGCTCACGAAAAGGCACTTCACAAGAAAAGACGCATTCAGAGGACTGCAGTCTGGTCTTCTGCAGTCGTTGTTGCCCTCGCATTGGGAATTGGGATCTTCTCTGCAGTTTTCACAACTCTGAACCCAGCTCCTGTTCCAACCGCAACAGAGACAGGAGTTTCTGCACCTGATCCCGCGTTGAGCGAAAATCGCACATGGACAGGTTCGATGAATGTAGCTGGTGTACCTATCACTTTTGAACTCGATGGGGCCGCATCGCCTCAGGCAGTTGCTAGCACCGTTTCCCTTGTGAACAGTGGCTTCTATGAAGGAATTAGTTGCCACCGACTCACAACCGAAGGCATTTACGTGCTTCAATGTGGAGACCCTAACGGGGACGGTTCTGGCGGACCAGGCTACAGCTACGGGCCTGTAGAGAATGCTCCAACAGATGATTTATATCCCGCCGGAACAATTGCAATGGCTCGACAGGGTGGCAACGGATCTTCGATGGGGAGCCAATTCTTTATCGTGTATCAAGACAGCATTATCCCCAGCGATGAAGCCGGCGGATACACCGTGATTGGCCGAATTACTTCCGGACTTCCTGAACTCATCACAACAGTGACAAGTCAAGGAACAGATAATGGTGGTACTGACGGGAAACCAAAGGTTCCTGTGACCATCACTTCAATATCTGTTCAGTAA
- a CDS encoding replication-associated recombination protein A codes for MAQGESTLGGNTAPLAVRMRPRNLGEIAGQEKLLTAGSPLHALAQPGSTSSVSVILWGPPGTGKTSLAHAIAASSDRRCVELSAVTAGVKDVRSVMDEAQNQRDLYGVRTLLFLDEIHRFSKAQQDALLPGVENGWVTLIAATTENPSFSVVTPLLSRSLLLRLEPLTDDALVSLIERALTEPYGLNNEFLLEEDASQAIIRFASGDARRVLTSLEAAASIAQQTSKKKSKQLNISAEHVAAAVDSALLRYDRNGDEHYDVISAFIKSIRGSDPDAAIHYLARMIAAGEDPRFIARRLVISASEDIGLADPHALSVATAAAEAVAFIGMPEGRIPLAEATVYLATAPKSNAAYLAIDAALSDVKAGKTGVVPIHLRDSHYSGAKKLGHGKGYLYPHDNPLGVVQQQYLPDSLKGRIYYDPTEHGSERDIRARLEKLRAITRRDSPSTKNS; via the coding sequence ATGGCTCAAGGCGAATCGACACTCGGCGGAAACACCGCTCCTCTTGCGGTTCGGATGAGACCACGAAACTTGGGTGAGATTGCAGGTCAAGAAAAACTTTTGACAGCAGGGTCCCCGCTCCATGCTTTAGCGCAACCTGGTTCTACTAGTTCAGTATCAGTTATTCTGTGGGGTCCCCCCGGTACGGGGAAGACTTCTCTGGCTCACGCCATTGCCGCATCCTCTGACAGGCGCTGTGTTGAACTCTCGGCAGTTACCGCCGGTGTTAAGGATGTCCGTTCAGTAATGGACGAGGCGCAAAATCAACGAGATCTCTATGGGGTGAGAACTCTTCTCTTTCTTGATGAGATTCATCGCTTCAGCAAAGCGCAACAAGATGCCCTACTCCCTGGAGTTGAAAACGGCTGGGTTACCCTTATTGCTGCTACGACAGAGAACCCCTCTTTTAGTGTTGTGACACCATTACTCTCGCGTTCTTTGCTTCTTCGTCTTGAACCGTTGACCGATGACGCTTTAGTTTCTTTGATTGAGCGAGCACTGACCGAACCTTATGGACTCAATAACGAATTTCTTCTCGAAGAAGATGCATCCCAGGCGATAATTCGTTTTGCTTCGGGGGATGCACGTCGTGTGCTCACTTCTTTAGAAGCGGCGGCTTCTATCGCTCAGCAAACGTCCAAAAAGAAGTCGAAACAACTCAACATTTCCGCCGAACATGTAGCAGCTGCTGTCGACAGTGCTCTGTTGAGATATGACCGCAATGGTGATGAACATTACGACGTCATCAGCGCATTCATTAAGTCAATTCGTGGATCAGACCCTGACGCAGCTATTCATTACCTGGCTCGTATGATTGCAGCGGGGGAGGACCCAAGATTTATTGCTCGTCGGCTTGTCATATCTGCTTCAGAAGACATCGGTTTAGCGGATCCTCATGCACTGAGTGTCGCCACAGCGGCTGCAGAGGCCGTGGCTTTCATCGGAATGCCGGAAGGCCGTATTCCCCTAGCCGAAGCAACGGTGTATTTAGCAACTGCGCCTAAATCAAATGCTGCATACCTGGCTATCGATGCTGCTCTGAGTGACGTCAAGGCCGGGAAAACAGGTGTTGTCCCCATTCATCTGCGTGATTCTCACTATTCAGGAGCGAAGAAGCTTGGTCACGGAAAGGGATATCTGTATCCTCATGACAATCCTCTTGGAGTCGTACAGCAGCAATACCTGCCAGATTCGTTGAAGGGTCGTATTTACTATGACCCCACTGAACACGGCAGTGAACGGGATATTCGTGCTCGTCTGGAAAAACTCCGAGCAATCACCAGGCGGGATTCTCCTTCGACTAAAAACTCGTGA